cctgttttgtgtttaataaacaaataaaataaaaatagacagagtaaatgaaaaaacaaaattaatatataatataataacacgaTAAACTACTTTATTGCACCATCATAGCTTGGACTTGACTTGTTTGACATAGATGACGGAGTGTCCGGGCGGATGCCTCTGCGTGGGGCGCACGTTGCGCTCGATCGGCTCGCTGTTTGGACCTTCTAGCTGGCGCAAGAGGCTCAACTGTAAAAGAGAATTAGTTTAGTAGGCAATGTCAACAACCCCCTAATGTTTTTAGGGGTCATTTTTgtgcaatttgtttaaaatgtaaacgaATTGATGAGTTATTTTCATTCTGACTAATAACGCAATAATTGTGCGATTAAGAATTGAGCTAATTTTAATGTACTATTTGCCTGTGGAATATTGAGTCAAATCTTCAAACATTTTAgacatattgtttaaaaagaaatatttacgaaatatcTTTAGTCCATTATGCTTGAAGCAGACAGTTAAGATATCCCTCGTGCATTCATAATTCGTCCAGATCATCTCCATTTCTCGATGTGATAAAATTCGTACGATTTTAACGTAGCATTTCTAGCACAATTTTCCGAACCCCAGCAGTTCAGGCGTGGTTTCGAATCGAACACCGCGAAAATTTAATTGCCTATTTCGATGGTAAACCATCCCAACCAATCCAGGATTTTATTGATTACCTAGTCTCAGGACGCTTTTAGTggttcaattatatttaaatattttctatacgAACTCAACATGATAATACGATTAAATAATGtagaaatattaaacatttgcaTTTTGTATGCATATAACAGaagaatatacatttattattattatattaaaatatgattgtTTGCTTATAGCCCATAGGTATTGAACAAACAAAGATTTGAGGGGAAATTACTAAACCTATCAAAGACAATTTTCGagtgacaaataaattatattttgatcaggattaataaatgttttccaTCGCCCTGATTCCGTTATTTGATATAGAACTTTACTTCAAAGACAGGGTATAATCATTAAATAGTTTGAGAACAATAAACTGTAAAAGAGGGGCTTTTATGTTATTGGCTTGAACTAATTCTTAGAAATTGGCTATTGGCCCTTGTATTTGTTCGTTACTTTAGTAGGAAGATTCTCAGGAAATACTGGGTAAAGTAGGGCATTGGCCATTTATCGTAATTCAAAAAGGTTTCGGTAAATAATCTCAAATGGAAATATCTGTTTATAAGCGCTGACAGTTTGCCCTTTTTCGTCCCGTTTTACGTGCATGGTAACAAATTCCATGTTAGACCCGGCGCATATATGATGGGCCGCAGCGCAGAATTTTGTACTGTCTAACTTGTATCAActttgtcttcattgaaataatattcaaaatcaattaacacaaaaatgtaacgcaatttattgttgtgttaatggattttgaaaattattccaATGAAGGCAATGTCGATACAGTTTGAAAGTAAAAAATTCTCTACGCTTTCATCTTCATTACGCTGGctctaatattttctttgtttaacaTTAGGTAAGTAGTTGTAAAATGGATAGAAAAAATACgagtgttacaaaaatatagctCTCTGTTTCGGATCGAATCTCCTTTGTTTTCTTTTCTAGCCTGTCGGGCAAAGATAACGATTGCAATGTTTAGAGAAGGTTTGACTTACTACATAAATGCTGGCCCAATTCAGAATAGTGGAGCGCAAAAAAAATAGCCACGAAGATATATTTAGAATCCTTAGTTTCTTTACTTTTTGATTTGTCTTTAATAATTCTTCtgattgataattataaatcattttgaaatgGACGAAATGAATCAAGAAATAAGTGCTCACCTGTTCAGCTCCGACTTGTACAGGTCTTTCATAAATGATCCACGTAACGCATTCTGTGTAGGGCGGCGTCGTCAGAGAGCCCTTGTAGGTGACGTAGCTACCCTCGGAAAGGTCGTCGGAGTCCATCCAGGATAACGCTTCTGGAAATAGGAAATATCACTTTTTATAGGATTCAGTGAAGTCGTTTTGCCGAGCtactatgaaaaaataaaaataaaatacaattagatTTTTAATGGAGTGTAATGGTATCTTCCTAAGTCTAGgataactgctggacataggctatGTGTACAGATTTCCAAATATCACGGCAGAAAGTCATTACATGCATCACTTCCAACTGGTCAGTCAATGCTGTgtactttgtattaatattgtaatggtTTTATGTGaagtcgatattttttattgatgaggAGCTAAGAACAGATCTAGAATATACTCATCTCatcataaattacataaaaatatatttgtaaattaaacttattttcagtaataaattatacaaatacaataagAATGTATGATATTATACATTCTAATCATTACCAAAGTcggcaattttaaaattcaataacgCATTCTTTATAACATgcaaatactaaaattaatgtAACCTCTGCAAAATGAATGACGGATTATTCCAACGACATGGTTTAGTTCGTGTTTTTTATGCATTGTAAATACcttgtttattctatttttgtattcattattttaataaagacgaGAGATGAATTTGATTaagtttacaatttttaaaacatgtgtgaactttcatattaatatgtaaattactgtataaaattattttaaataaagattaatttcaTTAGCATAAATCTACAGAAATTCAATTTACGAAACAAGCAGGTATAActcttatcttatttttaacttaacatattaaaattacaaaataaatacctgcgtaagtttgtgaaaatgtttgttagaagtaaagatAGAAAcctctgaacggatttggatgaaatttggtacacgggtAGACTACgtcctggattaatacatagACTTTTATCCTCGTCATTTATTCCTATGGGATACAATGTTCTTTTTTAATAGGGTTTTTAAATAGGTGGCTCTGAGATCGTACATGTCGGCATTTTAGTAATAGGAAAGGCCTTTCACGCAGGTGAATCTGcgagcaatattttataaatttgtaatattgattAAATAGTGGGTATAACAGTAGCTCCTCTGCTAAGTCCTTTCCGGATTTAAGGCGTGAGTTTACTTCAGTATGTGTAtgtaaagaaatacattttatattcaactttaATCGCACATTAGAACTTAAGTGAACTTActcaaaagttttatattacttggtgtatatatttaaaccctatgacgagaaaaagacaaaattatagaatagaaacaggGATTCTCACTTTCATTGCCCGCCCAATTCATtgccttctatattgtttttCAAATCTTCTTTATTTGTTTCCCACAATTCGTccttttgagttaggtcacccTAGCGTGCGATTTGATCACTAACCTGACGTGACATTCTTGACTGACTCGTTCTTCTTAATAGCTTCCAAACCTTCAACCAGCCTGTCAAATCTGGGGTTAGGAGCGTCTACCGTCTCCAATAAGAATCCTACTACTGCGAGACCGTCCGGGTGGCCCACGGCCGCTTCTAGAGAACCGTACTTGCTGTTATAGTGGACGAAATGGCATTCCGCTGCATATCTGAAAAGAAAACAAgggtttaatatacttatggCCGAAGAAATAGTCAATCTTTCACAAGAGACTCTgctggtaagatatattttatattcgcccggatagcgaccgccgttaaggtgttaaaacccgtcataatgagccacgtgagtgtgtcgcgttccggaattagcctgtgtacatccgggttccaacaggccggcataattgtgacgactgccgagcggtaatcatcgctcatcagtcgacattctattggactccactccacttactatcaggtgcaatgCACTTTGCCgcgcgcgtataaaaaaaaatagaatataacttgtgaagtaaaaaaaatatttttataaggaatACTAAGAAATTTTAATGATGATGTTCGAACTTCGAGTTAATATTTGGTTAATTATGTAGGCtattaggtaaatatatttataattataaagatgtGTGCTATAAGATAACCGTGTAGATTctca
This sequence is a window from Manduca sexta isolate Smith_Timp_Sample1 unplaced genomic scaffold, JHU_Msex_v1.0 HiC_scaffold_671, whole genome shotgun sequence. Protein-coding genes within it:
- the LOC119193547 gene encoding carbonic anhydrase 1-like — protein: MTSRIYSEVVKHVLSLNFITSNLYCLAEQISRLRASQSPIAISLSRCPTWSSLDPLRFRGYWDSGEKAILLNNGSTAYFTFTDQSVRPILSGGPLLGEYIFEQMHFHWSVDDFTGCEHVLDGHGYAAECHFVHYNSKYGSLEAAVGHPDGLAVVGFLLETVDAPNPRFDRLVEGLEAIKKNESVKNVTSEALSWMDSDDLSEGSYVTYKGSLTTPPYTECVTWIIYERPVQVGAEQLSLLRQLEGPNSEPIERNVRPTQRHPPGHSVIYVKQVKSKL